One genomic region from Tripterygium wilfordii isolate XIE 37 chromosome 20, ASM1340144v1, whole genome shotgun sequence encodes:
- the LOC119987023 gene encoding protein LOL1-like encodes MPVPLAPYPTPPAPFTSPPANGSQSQLVCSGCRNLLLYPVGATSVCCAVCNVVTAVPPPGTEMAQLVCGGCHTLLMYIRGATSVQCSCCHTVNLALEANQVAHVNCGNCRMLLMYQYGARIVKCAVCNFVTSIGASTSTTEQKLHN; translated from the exons ATGCCAGTTCCTCTTGCTCCATATCCGACGCCTCCAGCACCATTTACATCTCCTCCTGCCAATG GTTCACAAAGCCAGCTTGTATGTTCTGGATGTCGAAACCTTTTACTCTATCCGGTAGGGGCAACCTCAGTGTGTTGTGCTGTTTGTAATGTTGTTACGGCTGTACCGCCTCCTG GCACGGAAATGGCACAATTGGTTTGTGGTGGCTGCCACACCTTGCTTATGTACATTCGAGGAGCGACAAGTGTGCAATGTTCTTGTTGTCACACTGTCAATCTAGCTTTGGAAG CAAATCAGGTGGCACATGTCAATTGTGGTAACTGCAGGATGCTGTTGATGTACCAATATGGAGCACGAATTGTCAAATGTGCGGTTTGCAATTTTGTTACATCGATTGGG GCCTCAACAAGCACCACTGAACAGAAGCTCCACAACTAA
- the LOC119986594 gene encoding eyes absent homolog, producing MDRIANVYIWDMDETLILLKSLLNGTYAQPFNGLKDVKKGVEIGKMWENYILQICDDFFFYEQIENYNNPSLDSLSQYDDGLDLANYDFNQDGISSPHDDHNKRKLAYRHRVIANRYKQGLHAMFNQQMLNQWEELYDSTDEYTDKWLSSARAFLEHCSDGRDDLNPSLVSSSGSEKHNDTEFQHIHVLVTSGSLIPSLAKCLLFQLNNVITHGNVYSSWEVGKLKCFQMIKERFTSPNVRFCVIGDGWEECEAAETMRWPFVKIDPIPGGNHRFPGLTLRSIGYYVSVIYGSSGAENDEE from the exons ATGGATAGGATAGCGAATGTGTATATCTGGGACATGGATGAGACTCTTATTTTGCTCAAATCTTTATTGAATGGGACATACGCCCAGCCCTTCAATGGTTTGAAAGATGTGAAGAAGGGTGTTGAGATTGGGAAGATGTGGGAGAACTATATTCTTCAAATTTGTGATGACTTCTTCTTTTATGAGCAA ATTGAAAACTATAATAACCCTTCTCTTGATTCCTTGAGCCAATATGATGATGGGCTAGATCTCGCTAATTATGATTTCAACCAAGATGGAATTAGTTCTCCGCATGATGATCACAACAAAAGAAAACTAGCATACAGACACCGAGTTATAGCAAATAGATACAAACAG GGTTTGCATGCAATGTTCAATCAACAGATGTTAAACCAATGGGAGGAATTGTATGATTCTACAGATGAATATACAGATAAATGGCTCTCCTCTG CACGGGCTTTCTTGGAGCACTGTTCAGATGGGAGGGATGACTTAAACCCTTCTCTTGTTTCTTCCAGTGGGAGTGAGAAACATAATGACACAGAGTTCCAGCACATACATGTTCTTGTAACTTCTGGATCATTGATACCCAGCCTTGCAAAATGCCTACTCTTTCAGcttaacaatgtaataacgcaTGGAAATG tttacagcTCATGGGAAGTGGGGAAACTCAAGTGTTTTCAAATGATCAAAGAACGGTTCACCAGTCCAAATGTGCGCTTTTGTGTAATTGGTGATGGTTGGGAAGAGTGTGAAGCTGCAGAAACTATGCGATGGCCATTTGTTAAGATTGATCCAATCCCAGGCGGTAATCACAGATTTCCAGGCTTAACATTGAGAAGTATAGGCTACTATGTTTCTGTCATCTATGGAAGTTCGGGCGCTGAAAATGATGAAGAGTAA
- the LOC119987022 gene encoding MND1-interacting protein 1-like, whose amino-acid sequence MGCTVREKHLRTNRRSRSLKPDSEACCHLDRAAISKSILEAGLKPLNYHLGQTDSTQNPNLAANASPNPNFNDHGWGYCTEEQLEEILLKNLEFLYNEAISKLMALGYDEDIVLKAILRNGHCYGGMDVLTNILHNSLAYLNSSHGGGGGGRESSQESEPLFADLRQLEEYSLAGMVRLLQQVRPHLSKGDAMWCLLMSDLHVGRASTMEIPAPGNGNRSSTLSQSNGESVEDDQVAITAPPLCRFHGGWGFGNGGSSDFSTNDFFSYSAEMTLQRDIECPERFNLSPSMKSLLKRNVAMFAAGFRANSKHMMQTQACISALAGGNTNQVVPGGEIPLEKNVNSKYLKSQDGVNLVMSKFRDLNLEENMEHSGEEQKDEILVTLLHQVKELERQVKERKEWAHQKAMQAARKLSNDLTELKMLRMEREETQRLKKGKQTLEDSTMKRLTEMENALRKASGQVDRANAAVRQLETENAEIRAEMEASKLSESESVTTRLEVEKREKKSQKRLMAWDKQKSKLQDEIADEIDKIKELQRCLTMVERAQKEYEGKWKKEVKAKELASAQVEEERRSKEAAEASNKRRLEALRLKIEIDFQCHKDDLQRLEQELLRLKSAALSTELNHQSNTLPSGNSDGAKPKGETISNLLHELDDLEDSSDKEGNCERQCFICKKDEVSVVFLPCAHQVMCASCSENYGKKGKATCPCCRVPIEQRIHVFGASS is encoded by the exons atGGGTTGTACTGTAAGAGAGAAGCATCTCCGCACGAACAGGAGGAGCCGATCCTTGAAACCCGATTCTGAAGCCTGCTGTCATCTCGATAGAGCagcaatctccaaatcaatactTGAAGCGGGTCTCAAACCCCTGAATTACCATCTGGGCCAGACCGATTCGACCCAGAACCCCAATCTTGCTGCCAATGCTAGCCCAAATCCTAATTTCAATGATCATGGATGGGGTTACTGCACTGAAGAACAATTAGAGGAAATCCTATTGAAAAACCTTGAATTTTTGTATAATGAAGCCATATCTAAGCTTATGGCATTGGGTTATGATGAGGATATTGTGTTGAAGGCCATATTGCGTAATGGGCATTGCTACGGTGGCATGGATGTGCTGACCAATATTCTCCATAACTCATTGGCTTATCTGAATAGTAgtcatggtggtggtggtggtggccgtGAGAGTTCACAGGAATCTGAACCCCTTTTTGCTGATTTGAGGCAGTTAGAGGAGTACTCGCTGGCAGGTATGGTGCGTTTGTTGCAACAAGTTAGACCCCATCTGAGTAAAGGTGATGCAATGTGGTGCCTTCTAATGAGTGATCTCCATGTGGGCCGTGCGAGTACTATGGAAATTCCTGCGCCTGGAAATGGTAATAGAAGTAGTACTCTATCACAGAGCAATGGTGAGAGTGTTGAAGATGACCAGGTAGCTATTACCGCACCTCCCCTTTGTCGGTTTCACGGTGGGTGGGGGTTTGGAAATGGGGGCAGCTCAGACTTCTCTACTAATGATTTTTTCTCATATAGTGCGGAGATGACTTTGCAAAGGGATATCGAGTGTCCGGAGAGGTTCAATCTTTCCCCTTCCATGAAGTCTTTGTTGAAAAGGAATGTTGCAATGTTCGCTGCTGGTTTTCGGGCAAATTCAAAACACATGATGCAAACTCAGGCTTGTATTAGTGCTTTAGCTGGTGGGAACACTAATCAAGTTGTGCCAGGGGGCGAAATTCCTCTTGAGAAGAATGtcaattcaaaatatttgaaaagccAAGATGGGGTCAATTTGGTAATGAGTAAGTTTCGTGATTTGAATCTTGAAGAGAATATGGAGCATTCTGGAGAAGAACAGAAGGATGAGATCCTAGTAACCCTGCTGCATCAGGTTAAGGAACTGGAGAGGCAAGTGAAAGAAAGGAAGGAGTGGGCCCACCAGAAGGCAATGCAGGCTGCAAGAAAGCTTAGTAATGATTTGACAGAGCTTAAAATGCTGAggatggagagagaagagacaCAGAGATTGAAGAAGGGAAAACAAACCTTGGAGGACTCGACCATGAAGAGGCTTACAGAGATGGAAAATGCTCTGAGGAAGGCCAGCGGCCAGGTAGACCGGGCAAATGCGGCTGTACGGCAGCTTGAAACAGAGAATGCCGAAATCAGGGCAGAGATGGAAGCTTCTAAGTTAAGTGAATCAGAGTCTGTTACAACACGTTTAGAGGTGGaaaagagggagaagaagagTCAAAAGAGGCTCATGGCCTGGGACAAACAGAAAAGCAAGTTGCAGGATGAGATTGCAGATGAGATAGATAAAATCAAGGAGTTGCAACGATGCTTGACGATGGTGGAGCGGGCTCAAAAAGAATATGAG GGAAAGTGGAAGAAGGAAGTGAAGGCAAAAGAGCTGGCCTCGGCCCAAGTGGAGGAGGAAAGACGCTCCAAGGAAGCAGCTGAGGCTAGTAATAAAAGAAGGCTTGAGGCTCTGCGCCTGAAGATAGAGATAGACTTTCAGTGCCATAAGGACGATCTCCAAAGACTTGAGCAAGAACTTTTACGTCTGAAATCAGCTGCGCTGTCCACTGAGTTGAATCATCAATCAAATACTTTGCCCTCAGGAAATTCTGATGGTGCAAAGCCCAAAGGAGAAACAATTTCTAATTTGCTTCATGAACTAGATGATCTAGAGGACTCTTCTGATAAAGAAGGCAACTGTGAGAGGCAATGCTTTATTTGCAAGAAAGATGAAGTTTCTGTAGTTTTTCTGCCCTGTGcccaccaagttatgtgtgccAGTTGCAGTGAGAATTACGGGAAGAAGGGTAAAGCTACTTGTCCATGCTGCCGAGTTCCAATTGAACAGAGAATCCATGTTTTTGGAGCAAGTTCATAG